A region from the Serinibacter arcticus genome encodes:
- a CDS encoding lactonase family protein, whose product MTEPSTPAAPLVIVANAADGTLSTFRLADDRLERLTVTEGVTGCSAFVIDTDRDLVHAGVKRAADGEPAGILTLAIDRATGTLTPRSHRDLDGGSLNYLALTADGTVLLAASYGGGYGITAPVLDGEVGAPVSRIEFPNLHSVLPSHDGAFAYFVSLGADLVAQYALGSDGSLAPLTPETVAAPKDSGPRHLVINASGDAVYVLTEFTAEVLHLARDTETGTLELRGAAITADPAAGLGPSKLGLDPKTNHVIWSADLHWGAGERHLWASERAASTLGAVAVAQDGSLTAPASFTTTEPQPRGFAVSPDGAYLVAAGERSTTVSLHAVDGDRLTLLQQAETGNGANWVRFA is encoded by the coding sequence ATGACCGAGCCCAGCACCCCCGCCGCCCCCCTCGTCATCGTCGCCAACGCCGCGGACGGCACCCTCAGCACGTTCCGCCTCGCCGACGACCGCCTCGAACGGCTCACCGTCACGGAGGGGGTGACCGGCTGCTCCGCGTTCGTCATCGACACCGACCGCGACCTCGTGCACGCCGGCGTCAAGCGCGCCGCCGACGGCGAACCCGCCGGCATCCTCACGCTCGCGATCGACCGGGCGACCGGCACGCTGACCCCCCGCTCCCACCGCGACCTCGACGGCGGCAGCCTCAACTACCTCGCCCTGACGGCCGACGGCACCGTCCTCCTGGCCGCCTCGTACGGCGGCGGCTACGGCATCACCGCCCCCGTCCTCGACGGCGAGGTCGGCGCGCCCGTCTCCCGGATCGAGTTCCCCAACCTGCACTCCGTGCTCCCCAGCCACGACGGCGCGTTCGCCTACTTCGTCTCGCTCGGCGCCGACCTCGTGGCCCAGTACGCGCTCGGGTCGGACGGCTCGCTGGCCCCGCTGACACCCGAGACGGTCGCGGCCCCGAAGGACAGCGGTCCGCGCCACCTCGTGATCAACGCGTCCGGCGACGCCGTCTACGTCCTGACCGAGTTCACCGCCGAGGTGCTCCACCTCGCGCGCGACACGGAGACCGGCACGCTCGAGCTGCGCGGAGCGGCGATCACGGCCGACCCCGCCGCCGGGCTCGGCCCGAGCAAGCTGGGCCTCGACCCGAAGACGAACCACGTCATCTGGTCCGCCGACCTGCACTGGGGCGCGGGCGAGCGCCACCTGTGGGCGTCCGAGCGCGCCGCGAGCACGCTCGGCGCGGTCGCCGTGGCGCAGGACGGGTCGCTGACCGCGCCCGCGAGCTTCACGACGACGGAGCCCCAGCCGCGCGGCTTCGCCGTCAGCCCCGACGGCGCCTACCTGGTGGCCGCGGGCGAGCGGTCGACGACCGTCTCGCTCCACGCCGTCGACGGCGACCGGCTGACCCTGCTCCAGCAGGCCGAGACCGGTAACGGGGCGAACTGGGTGCGGTTCGCCTGA
- a CDS encoding MauE/DoxX family redox-associated membrane protein, translating into MGDVGTGSEPHLPWIVAAPFAVSGVVHLVRPEGFERIVPTPLQAWARPLVIASGVAELMCAAGLVVPTTRRAAGVASAALLLAVWPANAQMSLDLGRRARKRQDAGSIAAFAVSLARLPLQVPLIRSALRAR; encoded by the coding sequence ATGGGCGACGTCGGCACCGGGTCCGAGCCGCACCTCCCCTGGATCGTGGCGGCACCCTTCGCCGTCTCGGGCGTCGTCCACCTGGTGCGCCCCGAGGGCTTCGAGCGCATCGTGCCGACGCCCCTCCAGGCGTGGGCGCGCCCGCTCGTGATCGCCTCCGGCGTCGCGGAGCTCATGTGCGCCGCGGGACTCGTGGTGCCGACGACGCGGCGCGCGGCCGGGGTCGCGAGCGCCGCGCTGCTCCTGGCGGTGTGGCCCGCCAACGCCCAGATGAGCCTCGACCTGGGCCGCCGCGCCCGGAAGCGGCAGGACGCCGGCTCGATCGCGGCCTTCGCCGTCTCGCTCGCGAGGCTGCCGCTGCAGGTGCCCCTGATCCGGTCGGCCCTGCGGGCGCGCTGA
- a CDS encoding TraR/DksA family transcriptional regulator — protein sequence MDDDVARDRLLALREETLRRVAGLGTSRDDVVAAALDSNVDDEHDPEGATIAFEREQLSALLTQARGRLGEIDAALVRVEAGTYGVCETCGEPIGDERLEARPTASRCVRHA from the coding sequence ATGGACGACGACGTCGCACGGGACCGCCTGCTCGCCCTCCGCGAGGAGACGCTGCGGCGCGTGGCCGGGCTGGGGACCAGCCGCGACGACGTCGTGGCCGCCGCGCTCGACTCCAACGTCGACGACGAGCACGACCCCGAGGGCGCGACCATCGCCTTCGAGCGGGAGCAGCTGAGCGCGCTCCTCACCCAGGCGCGGGGCCGGCTCGGGGAGATCGACGCCGCGCTCGTCCGGGTGGAGGCCGGGACCTACGGCGTGTGCGAGACCTGCGGCGAGCCGATCGGGGACGAGCGGCTCGAGGCGCGGCCGACGGCGTCGCGCTGCGTCCGCCACGCCTGA
- a CDS encoding peptidylprolyl isomerase yields MRLRPVLALVGLSVLALSGCAGDADTGTTPSPTESSSTAAASGACTYAPGAAPAKPVDAPPAEPTATGDVPVTIATSAGDIGITLDADGTPCTVGSFLSLADQGYFDDTECHRLTTEGIFVLQCGDPSASGRGGPGYSFPDELDGTETYPAGTLAMANAGPNTNGSQFFLVYEDTQLPPSYTVFGQMDEAGLAVVQEIAAKGATGGAPDGAPAETVTISGVTQG; encoded by the coding sequence ATGCGTCTGCGCCCCGTCCTCGCCCTCGTCGGCCTGTCCGTCCTCGCCCTGTCCGGCTGCGCCGGCGACGCCGACACCGGCACCACCCCGAGCCCCACGGAGTCGAGCTCCACGGCCGCCGCCTCGGGCGCCTGCACCTACGCCCCCGGTGCCGCGCCGGCGAAGCCCGTCGACGCGCCGCCGGCCGAGCCGACGGCGACGGGCGATGTCCCGGTGACCATCGCCACCAGTGCCGGCGACATCGGGATCACGCTCGACGCCGACGGCACCCCGTGCACGGTGGGCAGCTTCCTCTCGCTCGCCGACCAGGGCTACTTCGACGACACCGAGTGCCACCGCCTGACGACCGAGGGCATCTTCGTGCTGCAGTGCGGCGACCCGTCCGCCTCCGGCCGCGGCGGGCCCGGCTACAGCTTCCCCGACGAGCTCGACGGCACCGAGACCTACCCCGCCGGGACGCTCGCGATGGCGAACGCCGGCCCGAACACCAACGGGTCCCAGTTCTTCCTCGTCTACGAGGACACGCAGCTCCCGCCGTCGTACACGGTGTTCGGCCAGATGGACGAGGCCGGCCTGGCCGTCGTCCAGGAGATCGCGGCAAAGGGCGCCACGGGCGGCGCCCCCGACGGCGCTCCCGCCGAGACGGTCACGATCTCGGGCGTCACGCAGGGCTGA
- a CDS encoding penicillin-binding transpeptidase domain-containing protein encodes MVDRDVFRIGIDKANLTEDRWQPAAEALAAALALDDQAGFVQRVLNAGPAAYAVAITIRQTDAERYGVQALRTTEGVLVQEDSIPLAPTATFARPILGNVGEATAEIVEESEGRIEAGDTVGTSGLQRLYDEQLRGTPATRVLLTGGPAGDAVLYESEAVRGTDLALTLDTALQDYAETRLSQVESASAVVALEASTGNVLAAASGPGSAGLSTATVGQYAPGSTFKVATALALLRAGLTPDSPVECTPTVAVDGREFRNFPGYPEGSVGTITLAEAIAQSCNTALIAQHAGLSSADLSEAAASLGLGSAMPDGAAWPFPYFSGTVPTDASGTTHAADLIGQGDVLASPLAMAGVAASVAAGRTVTPTLVEVAADADAADATDDGAAPQPVPPAVALTPEEAQTLQGLMYGVVERGSSTFLQAVPGEPVGAKSGTAQFGSQDPPQTHAWMIAFQGDLAVAVLVEVGDYGTATAGPILQDVLTFAAESGWGGATTS; translated from the coding sequence GTGGTCGATCGCGACGTCTTCCGGATCGGGATCGACAAGGCCAACCTGACCGAGGACCGCTGGCAGCCCGCCGCCGAGGCCCTCGCCGCCGCGCTCGCCCTCGACGACCAGGCCGGATTCGTCCAGCGCGTCCTGAACGCCGGGCCCGCGGCCTACGCCGTCGCGATCACCATCCGCCAGACCGACGCCGAGCGCTACGGCGTTCAGGCCCTGCGGACGACCGAGGGGGTCCTCGTCCAGGAGGACTCGATCCCGCTGGCCCCGACCGCGACCTTCGCCCGGCCGATCCTCGGCAACGTCGGCGAGGCCACCGCCGAGATCGTGGAGGAGTCGGAGGGTCGGATCGAGGCCGGCGACACGGTCGGCACGTCCGGGCTGCAGCGTCTCTACGACGAGCAGCTCCGGGGCACCCCCGCCACCCGCGTGCTGCTCACGGGCGGCCCCGCCGGCGACGCGGTCCTGTACGAGAGCGAGGCCGTCCGCGGCACCGACCTGGCCCTGACGCTGGACACGGCCCTGCAGGACTACGCCGAGACACGGCTGTCGCAGGTCGAGTCCGCGAGCGCCGTCGTCGCGCTCGAGGCGTCCACCGGGAACGTGCTCGCGGCCGCGAGCGGGCCGGGCAGCGCCGGCCTGAGCACCGCGACGGTCGGCCAGTACGCGCCTGGCTCCACGTTCAAGGTCGCGACGGCGCTCGCCCTCCTCCGCGCGGGCCTCACCCCGGACTCGCCGGTCGAGTGCACACCGACCGTGGCCGTCGACGGGCGCGAGTTCCGCAACTTCCCCGGCTACCCGGAGGGGTCCGTCGGGACGATCACGCTCGCGGAGGCGATCGCGCAGTCGTGCAACACCGCGCTGATCGCCCAGCACGCGGGGCTGAGCTCGGCCGACCTCTCCGAGGCGGCCGCCAGCCTCGGGCTCGGGTCCGCGATGCCCGACGGCGCGGCGTGGCCCTTCCCCTACTTCTCCGGGACCGTCCCGACCGACGCGAGCGGCACCACGCACGCCGCCGACCTCATCGGTCAGGGCGACGTCCTCGCGTCGCCGCTCGCGATGGCGGGCGTCGCCGCGTCGGTCGCTGCCGGGCGCACCGTGACGCCGACGCTCGTCGAGGTGGCCGCCGACGCCGACGCCGCGGACGCCACGGACGACGGCGCCGCGCCGCAGCCGGTGCCGCCCGCCGTCGCGCTCACTCCCGAGGAGGCGCAGACGCTGCAGGGGCTGATGTACGGCGTCGTCGAGCGCGGTTCCTCGACGTTCCTGCAGGCGGTCCCCGGCGAGCCGGTCGGGGCGAAGTCGGGCACGGCGCAGTTCGGCTCGCAGGACCCGCCCCAGACCCACGCCTGGATGATCGCGTTCCAGGGTGACCTGGCGGTCGCCGTCCTTGTCGAGGTCGGCGACTACGGGACCGCGACGGCGGGTCCGATCCTCCAGGACGTGCTCACGTTCGCGGCCGAGAGCGGGTGGGGCGGCGCTACGACGTCGTGA
- a CDS encoding GNAT family N-acetyltransferase, producing MTERPFVPGDLDPPTTLVTEQFRLEPLGPQHNVADLAAWTSSIEHIRATPGYPDGSWPPLEGMTPERNLADLTRHAADFAARRGFTFTVLEPGTDDVVGCVYLYPPERDGTDVSVQSWVRADRAELDGPLADAVASWIHHDWPWSRPDRYGR from the coding sequence ATGACCGAGCGCCCGTTCGTCCCCGGCGACCTCGACCCGCCCACCACGCTCGTCACCGAGCAGTTCCGCCTCGAACCCCTCGGCCCGCAGCACAACGTGGCGGACCTCGCCGCGTGGACGTCGAGCATCGAGCACATCCGCGCGACGCCGGGATACCCGGACGGCTCCTGGCCACCGCTGGAGGGCATGACGCCGGAGCGGAACCTCGCGGACCTCACCCGTCACGCGGCGGACTTCGCGGCACGCAGGGGCTTCACCTTCACGGTCCTCGAGCCGGGGACCGACGACGTCGTCGGCTGCGTCTACCTCTACCCGCCCGAGCGCGACGGCACGGACGTCTCCGTCCAGTCGTGGGTGCGGGCCGACCGGGCCGAGCTCGACGGACCGCTCGCGGACGCCGTCGCCTCCTGGATCCACCACGACTGGCCCTGGAGCCGGCCGGACCGCTACGGCCGCTGA
- a CDS encoding alpha/beta fold hydrolase, whose product MVSILPALEPTLDVAALAPGDSAPPVIFIHGTRSSASVWDRQVAALGRRGIVASAVDLPGHGERSDETFSLDGAIAAIRDAVAASPAPPVLVGHSLGGYAALAYAGGHEDRIAGLVLSGCATQLRPWVMATYRHASHHITRALRLGGGTWNVVTDMLTSMAAYSPLPDLRRLTVPMWLVSGRWDVLRFDERRYLAARTWVGHQVFARAGHDIHVEMPGRYTRFVMEALAALPSLRGAVPATA is encoded by the coding sequence GTGGTCAGCATCCTCCCCGCCCTCGAGCCGACGCTCGACGTCGCCGCTCTCGCCCCCGGTGACAGCGCACCGCCCGTGATCTTCATCCACGGGACGCGGAGCTCGGCGAGCGTCTGGGACCGCCAGGTCGCCGCGCTGGGACGCCGCGGGATCGTTGCGAGCGCCGTCGACCTCCCGGGCCACGGTGAGCGCTCGGACGAGACCTTCAGCCTCGACGGCGCGATCGCGGCGATCCGCGACGCCGTCGCCGCCTCCCCTGCCCCGCCCGTCCTCGTGGGCCACTCGCTCGGCGGGTACGCCGCACTGGCCTACGCCGGCGGCCACGAGGACCGGATCGCCGGGCTCGTGCTCTCGGGCTGCGCCACGCAGCTGCGACCGTGGGTGATGGCGACGTACCGGCACGCGTCGCACCACATCACCCGGGCGCTCCGGCTCGGCGGCGGGACCTGGAACGTGGTGACCGACATGCTCACCTCGATGGCCGCCTACTCCCCGCTGCCGGACCTGCGCCGCCTCACCGTCCCGATGTGGCTGGTCAGCGGCCGGTGGGACGTGCTGCGCTTCGACGAGCGGCGCTACCTCGCCGCCCGGACGTGGGTGGGTCATCAGGTCTTCGCGCGCGCGGGCCACGACATCCACGTCGAGATGCCCGGGCGCTACACCAGGTTCGTGATGGAGGCGCTGGCCGCGCTGCCGTCCCTGCGGGGAGCCGTGCCGGCGACCGCGTGA
- a CDS encoding EamA family transporter has translation MSDSPAGVERVPAPALFLTSGISMYYGAALAVALFAVSSPLAVGWSRLAVAAVVLLALTRPWQLAWTRRTLGAAALFGLVLGAMNLLFYVAIDHLPLGAAVAIEFTGPVAVAVASDRSGWSRRRIAAALLAAGGVTTISLGEVEWGTATSSPTGILAALGAGAAWAGYIVLGRRISARAVSAHAGAPGGAASAGAAPTGGLRGVGPIRIGLASLAIAMTTAALAYAVVGLPDARGLADGWGRVGLVLVVAVLSSVVPYALDQIAMRRLSTSAFALLNALLPATATLVGFISLQQLPTWGEVVGVVAISTAVALTTRASRTG, from the coding sequence ATGAGCGACTCCCCCGCCGGGGTCGAGCGGGTGCCGGCGCCGGCGCTCTTCCTGACGTCCGGCATCTCGATGTACTACGGCGCGGCGCTCGCCGTCGCGCTCTTCGCCGTCTCCAGTCCCCTCGCCGTCGGGTGGTCGCGGCTGGCCGTGGCTGCGGTCGTGCTGCTCGCGCTGACGCGGCCGTGGCAGCTGGCCTGGACGCGCCGCACCCTCGGCGCCGCCGCCCTGTTCGGGCTGGTGCTGGGTGCCATGAACCTGCTGTTCTACGTGGCGATCGACCACCTCCCGCTCGGCGCGGCGGTCGCGATCGAGTTCACCGGGCCGGTCGCCGTCGCCGTCGCCAGCGACCGCAGCGGGTGGTCGCGCCGCCGGATCGCCGCGGCGCTGCTCGCGGCGGGCGGGGTGACCACCATCAGCCTCGGCGAGGTGGAGTGGGGCACCGCGACGTCGAGCCCGACCGGGATCCTCGCCGCCCTCGGGGCCGGGGCCGCCTGGGCCGGCTACATCGTCCTCGGACGGCGGATCTCGGCGCGCGCGGTGAGCGCGCACGCGGGGGCGCCGGGCGGAGCCGCGAGCGCCGGGGCCGCGCCCACCGGTGGTCTCCGCGGCGTCGGCCCGATCCGGATCGGCCTGGCGTCGCTCGCCATCGCGATGACGACGGCGGCGCTCGCCTACGCCGTCGTCGGCCTGCCGGATGCGCGCGGGTTGGCGGACGGTTGGGGGCGCGTCGGCCTGGTGCTCGTGGTCGCGGTGCTCTCGAGCGTCGTCCCCTACGCCCTGGACCAGATCGCGATGCGGCGCCTGTCGACCAGCGCGTTCGCACTGCTCAACGCGCTGCTCCCCGCCACCGCGACGCTCGTCGGCTTCATCTCCCTGCAGCAGCTCCCGACGTGGGGAGAGGTGGTCGGCGTCGTCGCGATCAGCACAGCCGTCGCCCTGACCACGCGGGCGTCGCGGACCGGCTGA
- a CDS encoding metal-dependent hydrolase: MTLPTTDTTVTYPDGATTSAGTVLHVEALPGGRSAVLLDTTAFHPVDTAWPDQPADRGTLTTPSTGTQAVVEAVTGGIADGRLLLGADLPVRTGTDGWVFVVAHILEGDVPTVGEEARIDVDPDLRRELSAGHTACHLAALALDAALAPAWTKEPPVDALGNPAFDALAIQRSRIEPLGSIDTYRIGKSLRRKGFSPDGLADLAAVADAVNARLAQWLDGGGAVSVERSDSALSARRTWVCELDDGRTDIPCGGTHVRDLAEIGAITCSLTRSQVDGGVEVVMRTVVTPA, translated from the coding sequence ATGACCCTGCCCACGACCGACACGACCGTGACCTACCCCGATGGCGCGACGACGTCGGCCGGGACCGTGCTGCACGTCGAGGCCCTTCCCGGCGGACGGTCCGCCGTCCTGCTGGACACGACGGCGTTCCATCCCGTCGACACCGCCTGGCCGGACCAGCCCGCCGATCGCGGCACGCTCACGACGCCGTCGACCGGGACGCAGGCCGTCGTGGAGGCCGTGACGGGCGGCATCGCCGACGGGCGACTGCTCCTCGGCGCGGACCTGCCCGTCCGCACCGGGACCGACGGCTGGGTGTTCGTCGTCGCCCACATCCTCGAGGGCGACGTTCCGACGGTCGGTGAGGAGGCACGGATCGATGTCGACCCCGACCTTCGCCGCGAGCTGTCCGCCGGGCACACCGCGTGCCACCTCGCGGCGCTGGCGCTCGACGCCGCGCTCGCACCCGCCTGGACCAAGGAGCCGCCGGTCGACGCGCTCGGCAATCCCGCCTTCGACGCGCTCGCCATCCAGCGTTCCCGCATCGAGCCGCTCGGGTCGATCGACACCTACCGGATCGGGAAGTCGCTGCGGCGCAAGGGCTTCTCCCCCGACGGCCTCGCCGACCTCGCGGCGGTCGCCGACGCCGTGAACGCGAGGCTCGCGCAGTGGCTCGACGGCGGAGGTGCGGTCAGCGTCGAGCGTTCCGACTCCGCGTTGTCCGCCCGCCGGACGTGGGTGTGCGAGCTCGACGACGGGCGGACCGACATCCCCTGCGGCGGCACCCACGTGCGCGACCTCGCCGAGATCGGCGCGATCACCTGCTCGCTGACGCGGAGCCAGGTCGACGGCGGGGTCGAGGTGGTCATGCGGACGGTCGTCACCCCGGCTTGA
- a CDS encoding vitamin K epoxide reductase family protein, with translation MTTAERATPDTAAGLEPASAPESGATPRRFAIAVLVLGSIGLVASFALMLERLAVLADDSYVPSCSFNALVSCTEAMSSPQGALFGFPNPLLGVLGFPVVIATGAALLAGARMARWYWVGLQVGVTLALVFIHFLIFTSLYRLGALCPYCMVVWAVTIPLFVMVTQRNLRLLPSDASSGAARAGRWLQAYQAPVLAAWFLVIGALAVVQLWDAIFALFA, from the coding sequence ATGACGACGGCGGAGCGCGCCACCCCCGACACGGCCGCCGGCCTCGAGCCCGCCTCGGCCCCGGAGTCGGGCGCGACCCCGCGCCGGTTCGCGATCGCCGTGCTGGTGCTGGGGAGCATCGGGCTCGTCGCGTCGTTCGCGCTGATGCTCGAGCGGCTGGCGGTCCTGGCTGACGACTCCTACGTGCCGAGCTGCTCGTTCAACGCCCTCGTCTCCTGCACCGAGGCGATGAGCTCGCCGCAGGGTGCGCTGTTCGGGTTCCCCAACCCGCTCCTCGGGGTCCTGGGTTTCCCCGTCGTGATCGCCACCGGTGCGGCGCTGCTCGCCGGGGCCCGAATGGCCCGCTGGTACTGGGTGGGGCTGCAGGTGGGAGTGACCCTCGCCCTGGTGTTCATCCACTTCCTGATCTTCACGAGCCTCTACCGGCTCGGCGCGCTGTGCCCCTACTGCATGGTCGTGTGGGCCGTGACGATCCCGCTGTTCGTGATGGTCACGCAGCGCAACCTGCGCCTCCTGCCGAGTGACGCGTCGTCGGGCGCCGCGCGCGCCGGTCGGTGGTTGCAGGCCTACCAGGCGCCCGTCCTCGCCGCGTGGTTCCTGGTGATCGGCGCCCTGGCCGTGGTTCAGCTCTGGGACGCCATCTTCGCGCTGTTCGCCTGA
- a CDS encoding alpha/beta hydrolase family protein, translating into MDRRSALTLLAAAGVLGTAGLASCASPRPAEEEGVAAPTRITYGDDPSQYAELTRPVGDSKGVVVVIHGGFWQAQYEASLGQPLAASLAVNGWTAWNLEYRRVGNGGGYPATFDDVAAGIDALADVQGLDLRTVVTLGHSAGGHLAVWAAGRPALTGTSWADPAVRVTAAVSQAGLLDLATADASNLGGGAVRSLLGEPSGPRDDRDALADPTARLPLAVPVRCIHGRGDAIVPLSQSSDYVALATAAGADATLTEVDGDHFVVIDPASEAWALTLELLDALA; encoded by the coding sequence GTGGACCGACGCAGCGCGCTCACCCTTCTGGCGGCCGCCGGCGTCCTCGGAACGGCGGGCCTGGCGTCGTGCGCGTCGCCGAGGCCGGCCGAGGAGGAGGGCGTGGCCGCGCCGACGAGGATCACCTACGGCGACGACCCGTCCCAGTACGCCGAGCTCACCCGGCCCGTCGGGGACTCCAAGGGTGTGGTCGTGGTCATCCACGGCGGCTTCTGGCAGGCGCAGTACGAGGCCTCGCTCGGGCAGCCGCTGGCGGCGTCGCTCGCCGTGAACGGCTGGACGGCCTGGAACCTGGAGTACCGGCGCGTCGGCAACGGGGGCGGCTACCCGGCCACGTTCGACGACGTTGCCGCCGGCATCGACGCCCTCGCCGACGTGCAGGGCCTCGACCTTCGCACCGTGGTGACGCTCGGCCACTCCGCCGGCGGCCACCTGGCCGTGTGGGCGGCGGGCCGACCGGCGCTGACGGGGACGAGCTGGGCCGATCCCGCCGTGCGCGTCACCGCGGCCGTCTCGCAGGCCGGCCTGCTGGACCTCGCCACCGCCGACGCGTCGAACCTCGGCGGCGGCGCGGTGCGCTCGCTCCTGGGTGAGCCGTCCGGCCCTCGCGACGACCGGGACGCCCTGGCCGACCCGACCGCCCGCCTGCCGCTCGCCGTCCCCGTGCGCTGCATCCACGGGCGTGGCGACGCCATCGTCCCGCTCAGCCAGAGCAGCGACTACGTGGCGCTCGCGACCGCGGCCGGCGCCGACGCCACCCTGACGGAGGTCGACGGCGACCACTTCGTGGTCATCGACCCGGCGAGCGAGGCGTGGGCGCTCACGCTCGAGCTGCTGGACGCGCTGGCGTAG
- a CDS encoding protein adenylyltransferase SelO: protein MAVPWRAEDAPDPRLLVLDDALAAELGLDPAWLRSPEGVGLLTGTVVPDGATPVAQAYAGHQFGGYSPRLGDGRALLLGELIDVDGERRDLHLKGSGRTPFARNGDGLAAVGPMLREVIVSRAMHALGIPTTRSLAVVATGRPVRRETILPGAVLARVASSHLRVGSFQYARATGDVDLVRRLADHAISRHHPDVAGEPNPYVALLERVIDAQASLVARWMLVGFVHGVMNTDNMTISGETIDYGPCAFMEAFDPSTVYSSIDEGGRYAYGNQPVVAEWNLARLAEALLPLLHDDQEQAVEIAMAALGAFRPRYAAAWSAGMRAKLGLGDAVDDVALAPLAEDLLAQMQAGRADHTVFFRALGAAARGDDAAARGMVVDAAAFDRWVERWRALTPDADLMDRVNPVYVPRNHLVEESLAAAVDGDLEPLRRLLDVVAAPYDERPGLERYAAPAPADFGAYTTFCGT, encoded by the coding sequence ATGGCCGTCCCGTGGCGGGCCGAGGACGCGCCCGACCCGCGGCTGCTGGTGCTCGACGACGCGCTGGCCGCCGAGCTCGGCCTCGACCCGGCCTGGCTCCGGAGCCCCGAGGGCGTCGGGCTCCTGACCGGCACCGTCGTCCCCGACGGCGCCACTCCCGTGGCGCAGGCCTACGCCGGGCACCAGTTCGGCGGCTACTCCCCACGACTCGGTGACGGCCGTGCGCTGCTGCTCGGTGAGCTGATCGACGTCGACGGCGAGCGGCGCGACCTGCACCTCAAGGGCTCGGGCCGCACGCCGTTCGCCCGGAACGGGGACGGACTCGCCGCCGTCGGGCCGATGCTGCGCGAGGTGATCGTCAGCCGGGCGATGCACGCGCTGGGCATCCCGACCACCCGCTCCCTCGCGGTCGTCGCGACGGGCCGACCGGTGCGGCGCGAGACGATCCTGCCCGGAGCCGTCCTCGCCCGGGTGGCGAGCAGCCATCTGAGGGTGGGCAGCTTCCAGTACGCGCGCGCCACCGGGGACGTCGACCTGGTCCGCCGTCTCGCCGACCACGCGATCAGCCGCCACCATCCGGACGTCGCCGGCGAGCCGAACCCGTACGTGGCGCTGCTGGAACGGGTGATCGACGCCCAGGCCTCGCTCGTCGCGCGGTGGATGCTCGTGGGCTTCGTGCACGGGGTGATGAACACGGACAACATGACGATCTCGGGCGAGACGATCGACTACGGGCCGTGCGCGTTCATGGAGGCCTTCGACCCGTCGACCGTGTACAGCTCCATCGACGAGGGCGGGCGCTACGCGTACGGCAACCAGCCGGTCGTCGCGGAGTGGAACCTCGCTCGGCTCGCCGAGGCGCTTCTCCCCCTTCTCCACGACGACCAGGAGCAGGCGGTCGAGATCGCCATGGCGGCGCTCGGCGCCTTCCGCCCGCGCTACGCCGCCGCCTGGTCGGCCGGCATGCGGGCCAAGCTCGGACTGGGCGACGCCGTCGACGACGTCGCGCTCGCGCCGCTCGCCGAGGATCTGCTGGCGCAGATGCAGGCCGGCCGTGCCGACCACACGGTCTTCTTCCGTGCCCTCGGGGCTGCGGCGCGGGGCGACGACGCGGCCGCCCGCGGCATGGTCGTGGACGCGGCGGCCTTCGACAGGTGGGTGGAGCGCTGGCGCGCCCTGACGCCCGACGCGGATCTGATGGACCGGGTCAATCCCGTCTACGTCCCCCGGAACCACCTGGTCGAGGAGTCGCTCGCGGCCGCCGTCGACGGCGACCTCGAACCGCTCCGACGCCTCCTCGACGTCGTTGCGGCGCCGTACGACGAGCGGCCCGGTCTCGAGCGCTACGCGGCGCCGGCTCCGGCGGACTTCGGCGCCTACACCACGTTCTGCGGGACCTGA